Part of the Acidobacteriota bacterium genome is shown below.
GAAGACGCCGCGAAATTGCTCACCGATCTGGGACACTACGTCGTCGAAGCCGCGCCGGCGATTAACGGCGAAATGCTGGTGAAAAGTTTTATGGCAATCTGGGCAGCAGGACTGACCTGGACGATTCAAAGTCTGAGTTACGCAGTCGGGCGTATGCCTGTTGAAGGCGAACTCGAACCGGGTACGATGGCGCTTAATGAGATGGGCAAAAAAGTCACGGCGTCGGATTATTTGCTCTCTGTGCAATATATTCAAATACTCGGACGCCAGATTGCCGCGTTTATGCAAGATTATGATGTGTTGCTGACGCCGACGCTGGGGTCGCCGCCGCTCGCGCTCGGCTCGTTTGCGGCAACCGAAGAAGACGCGATGGCAGGTATGCGGGTTGCGACAGCCTTTGTACCGTTTACGCCGATTTGCAATGCGACGGGACAACCGGCGATGTCTGTGCCGCTTTACTGGAACGCCGAAGGTTTACCGGTCGGCACTCATTTCGTTGGTCGCTTCGGCGACGAAGCAACCCTTTTCAGACTGGCGGCACAACTGGAAACCGCCAGACCTTGGGCAAACCGACGCCCGCCAGTGAGCGCATAGATAGTGATGAGTGATGAGTGATGAGTGATGAGTGTTGGAAAGGCTAGAGTTCTGAGGGCAGAATAATGAAGCGTGAATTCTTAATAATTCCAGGGTTCATCGTTCATCGTTCATCGTTCATCCTTCATCGTTTTACTCATCACTCATCACTTTAAAAAGAGCTATCGCGCAAAATCAGGCGCATCTGTATAATCAGCAGGTCTAAATTTAAGTTCGCGGTTCTATTTCATTATCAATCAAAAAACCTAAGGAGTTTTCATCGTGTCACAGGAACGTCCGCTGAATATTGTTTGTGTTACCAGTTATGAAAAAGGGCAGGAGTTCATGCGCGAAGCCAAACGTCAGGGATGCCGCGTGTTTTTAATCACTGTGCAATCGCTTGAACATGCCAACTGGCCTCGCGAAGCCTTAGCCGACATCTTTTATATGCCCGATCAATATCAGCGCGACGACATCATCAAAGGCATCAGCTACCTGGCGCGCACGTTAAAAATCGACCGCATTGTGGCGCTCGATGATTTTGAAATTGAAACCGCTGCCGCGCTTCGCGAACATTTGCGCGTGCCCGGAATGGGCGACACCACGGCGCGTTATTTCCGCGATAAACTCGCCATGCGCGTCAAAGCTAAAAATGAAGGCATACGGGTTCCCGAATTCGTTCACGCGCTGAATTACGAATCCCTACAGGAGTATATGGAGCGTGTGCCGCCGCCTTATGTGTTAAAGCCACGTTCGGAAGCCTCGGCAATCGGTATCAGAAAAGTCAATCACCCGGATGAACTGTGGCCGATACTCGATTCGCTCGGTGATAAGCAATCTTACTATGTGTTGGAAAAATATGTGCCGGGCGAAGTTTTCCATGTCGATTCCATTGTTTCCGAACGCCAGGTGGTGTTTTCAGTAAAGAGCAAATATGGCGCGCCGCCGATGGATGTGGCGCACGATGGCGGCGTCTTTATTACCCGCGTCGTGCCGCATGAATCCGACGATTCAAAAGCCTTGGATGAACACAACAAGACATTGATTCAGGCGCTTGGACTGGTGCGCGGCGTCACCCACGCCGAGTTCATCAAGG
Proteins encoded:
- a CDS encoding ATP-grasp domain-containing protein; translated protein: MSQERPLNIVCVTSYEKGQEFMREAKRQGCRVFLITVQSLEHANWPREALADIFYMPDQYQRDDIIKGISYLARTLKIDRIVALDDFEIETAAALREHLRVPGMGDTTARYFRDKLAMRVKAKNEGIRVPEFVHALNYESLQEYMERVPPPYVLKPRSEASAIGIRKVNHPDELWPILDSLGDKQSYYVLEKYVPGEVFHVDSIVSERQVVFSVKSKYGAPPMDVAHDGGVFITRVVPHESDDSKALDEHNKTLIQALGLVRGVTHAEFIKGRDDRQFYFLEIAARVGGANIAEMVEAATDINLWAEWARVEIGLDEKPYRLPPHRDDYAGIVISLAKQEHPDTSAYDDPEIVWRMNKKHHAGLIVTSPDDQRVEDLLNRYAERFVHDFLAVAPLPDKPWA